From Solibacillus isronensis, the proteins below share one genomic window:
- the spoIIP gene encoding stage II sporulation protein P encodes MCLRKLKRFSLLFLFLFSLPIIIGQFPFPNNEMTTQKSKSERPHVVYAAAEPIVTVPEEPKVDPFDVLLMFTHSHESYKPIVKKTKGMQAVYDEEMNIFSLQEMMQHYLELNDLTPHIVDFDVMTEMKQVDATFHQAYKVARPVLAQYLEESEYDLIIDFHRDSAPKKVTTLTANNEQYAKIAFVVGAEHPAYEANLAYATMLSEQVNRIVPGVSRGIIKKSGTGVDGVYNQDLATNVLLIEFGGIDNTEEELQRTMAILAQAIRVAFVESAA; translated from the coding sequence ATGTGTTTGCGGAAACTAAAACGCTTCTCATTATTGTTCTTATTTTTATTTTCACTGCCTATCATTATTGGGCAATTCCCTTTTCCAAATAATGAAATGACTACACAAAAAAGCAAAAGTGAACGTCCACACGTTGTTTATGCAGCGGCAGAGCCAATTGTCACAGTACCTGAAGAACCGAAAGTCGATCCATTCGATGTACTGTTGATGTTCACACATTCACACGAGTCCTATAAGCCGATCGTCAAAAAAACAAAAGGGATGCAGGCAGTTTATGATGAAGAAATGAATATCTTTTCACTACAAGAAATGATGCAGCATTATCTTGAATTAAACGATTTAACCCCACATATTGTAGACTTTGATGTTATGACCGAAATGAAACAGGTTGATGCAACATTTCACCAAGCATACAAAGTGGCTCGACCTGTATTGGCTCAGTATTTGGAGGAAAGCGAATATGATCTTATAATCGATTTCCATCGGGATTCAGCCCCTAAAAAAGTGACGACACTTACAGCAAACAATGAACAATATGCAAAGATTGCTTTTGTTGTCGGCGCTGAACATCCTGCATATGAAGCGAATTTAGCTTATGCAACAATGTTAAGTGAGCAAGTGAACCGTATTGTGCCAGGCGTTTCACGCGGTATTATTAAAAAGTCGGGTACTGGTGTTGACGGTGTTTATAATCAGGATCTTGCAACAAATGTATTGCTGATTGAATTTGGCGGTATTGACAACACGGAAGAAGAGCTTCAGCGAACAATGGCGATTTTAGCTCAGGCAATCCGGGTTGCTTTCGTTGAATCAGCAGCGTAG
- the holA gene encoding DNA polymerase III subunit delta produces the protein MITKVWQDFKKGNFAPVYLLVGEESYFVDETIKQLKAALQKNEDAEVMTFDLNEQPIDYVIDEADTIPFFSERKLIIAKNASFLKATGKGKEKIDHDLKRLESWLQHPTDTAITIFIAPYEKLDERKKVTKLMKEKCTVIAAETPQNNDLNIWVKSEAEQHGKAIADEAVGKLLEMVGPNMLQLQMEIEKMALYLGEDYEITHELVEDLVAKTLEHDAFKMLNAYLEHNQEEALKIYHDLLRQKEEPIKLVGLLANNIRTMTNIFYLQKKGYHQQQIAKQLKIHPYRVQVISGQRNRPSDQRLLQALYSLAEVDLQLKTTGGNRERHLELFLMKKL, from the coding sequence ATGATAACAAAAGTATGGCAAGATTTTAAAAAGGGGAATTTCGCACCGGTTTACTTGCTTGTAGGAGAAGAATCCTATTTTGTAGATGAAACAATTAAGCAGTTGAAGGCGGCTCTTCAAAAAAATGAAGATGCGGAAGTTATGACCTTTGACTTAAATGAACAGCCGATTGATTATGTTATTGATGAAGCGGATACGATTCCGTTTTTCTCGGAACGTAAATTAATAATAGCTAAAAATGCATCATTTTTAAAAGCGACTGGAAAAGGCAAGGAAAAGATTGACCATGATTTAAAGCGTCTTGAAAGCTGGCTGCAGCATCCTACTGATACAGCCATCACCATATTTATCGCGCCATACGAAAAGTTGGATGAGCGTAAAAAAGTAACGAAGCTTATGAAAGAAAAATGTACAGTAATCGCAGCGGAAACACCACAAAACAACGATTTGAATATATGGGTAAAAAGTGAAGCAGAGCAGCATGGAAAAGCGATCGCCGATGAAGCTGTCGGTAAACTGCTGGAAATGGTCGGTCCGAATATGCTCCAGCTTCAGATGGAAATAGAAAAGATGGCCTTGTATTTAGGTGAAGATTATGAAATAACACATGAACTTGTAGAGGATTTAGTGGCGAAAACACTTGAACATGATGCATTTAAAATGCTGAATGCCTATTTGGAGCACAATCAGGAAGAGGCACTCAAAATCTATCATGATCTTTTACGTCAAAAAGAAGAACCGATCAAACTTGTAGGACTTTTAGCGAACAATATCCGGACGATGACCAATATTTTCTATTTGCAAAAAAAAGGGTACCATCAGCAACAGATTGCAAAACAGCTTAAAATTCATCCGTACCGAGTGCAGGTCATTTCAGGTCAAAGAAACCGCCCATCCGACCAGCGTTTACTTCAAGCGCTCTATAGTCTGGCGGAAGTAGATCTTCAGCTTAAAACAACAGGTGGTAACCGTGAGCGCCATCTAGAGCTGTTTTTAATGAAGAAACTATAG
- the yqeK gene encoding bis(5'-nucleosyl)-tetraphosphatase (symmetrical) YqeK, whose translation MERQTMLAAIKDRMPEKRYIHTIGVMETAIRLAQRYGENPQKAEIAAIFHDIAKYADVDWMKQVVIEQQLDARLLDWNAEILHGPVGAWIVETEFQINDEGILNAIRYHTTGRANMTTFEKIIYVADMIEPNRKFQGVEELRTLADISLEDAFRACVTHTLSFLVSSQQAIYPVSIECYNSLIREE comes from the coding sequence ATGGAACGTCAAACGATGCTGGCAGCGATTAAAGATCGAATGCCTGAAAAACGGTATATTCATACCATTGGTGTAATGGAAACAGCGATCCGTTTAGCTCAACGATACGGTGAAAATCCACAAAAAGCAGAGATTGCGGCTATCTTCCATGATATAGCTAAATATGCGGATGTTGACTGGATGAAGCAAGTCGTGATTGAACAGCAGTTGGATGCGCGTCTGCTTGACTGGAATGCTGAAATATTGCATGGTCCGGTCGGTGCCTGGATTGTCGAGACGGAATTCCAAATTAATGATGAAGGCATTTTAAATGCAATTCGTTATCATACTACCGGACGTGCGAATATGACAACTTTTGAGAAAATTATTTATGTAGCAGATATGATTGAACCAAATCGTAAATTTCAGGGTGTTGAGGAACTAAGAACGTTGGCAGACATCAGTTTAGAGGATGCATTCCGGGCATGTGTGACACATACGCTCAGTTTTTTAGTTTCGTCACAGCAGGCAATTTATCCTGTTTCGATTGAATGCTACAACAGCTTAATAAGAGAGGAATAA
- a CDS encoding YqzM family protein — MAGHQDPNYVAENPFEGRGRAMKSNDFPDAGYGFAIGGGFFIVLFIIATIVEAATRL; from the coding sequence ATGGCAGGACATCAAGATCCAAACTATGTAGCTGAAAACCCATTTGAAGGTCGTGGCCGAGCGATGAAAAGCAATGACTTCCCAGATGCCGGTTACGGTTTCGCCATCGGTGGCGGATTCTTCATCGTATTGTTTATTATTGCAACAATCGTAGAAGCAGCTACACGTCTGTAA
- a CDS encoding class I SAM-dependent DNA methyltransferase encodes MNSYERFAEVYDELMTDIPYTEYVEWIQTYAPAQNYKNLLDIGCGTGTLALLLNKAGYAVSGIDLSEEMLAIASARMEDEKVSMPLYAMSMDELEGFSNLDVAIIPIDSINYVKEQQNVVETLKRVFDSLREGGQLFFDVHSLYKMDEIFLDGPFTYDDGEISYVWHTEPGEEPHSVYHQMTFFVLTESGLYERFDEEHYQRTFAYEQYVKWLKEIGFSHVEVTADWMTTQPTDESERIFIRAVK; translated from the coding sequence ATGAATAGTTATGAGCGTTTTGCGGAAGTTTATGATGAATTGATGACCGATATCCCGTATACGGAATATGTGGAATGGATTCAGACATATGCACCTGCACAGAACTATAAAAATCTGCTCGATATTGGCTGTGGTACAGGAACGCTTGCATTATTACTGAATAAAGCGGGTTACGCTGTATCAGGGATTGACCTATCGGAAGAAATGCTTGCCATTGCAAGTGCGCGTATGGAGGATGAAAAAGTTTCAATGCCTCTATATGCTATGTCAATGGACGAACTGGAAGGTTTCAGCAATTTGGATGTTGCGATCATTCCAATTGACTCGATCAATTATGTAAAAGAGCAGCAAAATGTCGTGGAAACATTGAAACGGGTATTTGACAGTCTTCGGGAAGGCGGACAACTATTCTTTGATGTACATTCGTTATATAAAATGGACGAAATTTTTCTGGATGGTCCGTTTACGTATGACGACGGCGAAATTTCATATGTTTGGCATACAGAGCCGGGTGAAGAACCCCATTCTGTGTACCATCAAATGACGTTTTTTGTACTAACAGAAAGCGGTCTATATGAACGCTTTGATGAAGAACATTATCAGCGCACATTTGCGTATGAGCAATATGTGAAATGGCTGAAAGAAATCGGTTTTTCTCACGTTGAAGTGACGGCAGACTGGATGACAACACAACCGACTGATGAAAGCGAACGAATTTTTATTCGGGCGGTTAAATAA
- a CDS encoding nicotinate-nucleotide adenylyltransferase — protein sequence MKKVGLFGGTFNPPHIGHLMMANEVYAALGLTEVRFMPNAKPPHKDLARSATNAQRLRMVELAIEDIPYFHVETYELERGGVSYTFDTMKALCEREPQIQFYFIIGGDMIDSLHTWHRIDELMELVTFVGVKRPGSEAKSCYDVCMVEAPQIDLSSTYIRNRLQQTEAPLQFLLPAAVERYIRKEGLYGTSNDAGSD from the coding sequence ATGAAGAAAGTCGGTCTTTTTGGCGGAACTTTTAATCCACCGCATATTGGACATTTAATGATGGCCAATGAAGTGTATGCAGCGCTTGGTTTGACGGAAGTACGCTTTATGCCGAACGCAAAGCCGCCGCATAAGGATTTGGCCCGCTCTGCAACAAATGCTCAGCGTCTGCGGATGGTTGAGCTGGCGATCGAGGATATTCCGTATTTTCATGTGGAAACATATGAACTTGAGCGCGGAGGGGTATCCTATACATTCGATACAATGAAAGCATTGTGTGAACGTGAACCACAAATACAGTTTTATTTTATTATCGGCGGGGACATGATCGATTCTTTGCATACATGGCACCGTATCGATGAGTTAATGGAACTTGTCACATTTGTTGGAGTGAAGCGCCCGGGCAGTGAAGCAAAATCATGTTACGACGTGTGTATGGTGGAAGCCCCGCAAATTGACCTTTCTTCAACATATATTCGAAACCGGTTACAGCAAACAGAGGCACCTTTACAGTTTTTATTGCCTGCTGCAGTTGAACGGTATATTCGAAAGGAAGGTTTGTATGGAACGTCAAACGATGCTGGCAGCGATTAA
- a CDS encoding helix-hairpin-helix domain-containing protein, giving the protein MQPFLEKYKKQLAILGGVVAAVFIYLLFLDDSSHSAAIETIDQMTIPAIDEPSTNPETEIENEHKPIMVDVKGAVKYPGVYTLSGDQRIVDAVEAAGGYTDDANPVLINHAQRLQDEMVIYIPKTGEEPAEVMEQMIQASPATGSGSGSTKGKININKAMEAELTQLPGIGPSKAGAIIQHRSEHGNFQVIDDLKKVTGIGDKTFEQLKDLIDVK; this is encoded by the coding sequence TTGCAGCCATTTCTGGAGAAGTATAAAAAGCAACTCGCCATTCTGGGCGGAGTCGTTGCTGCGGTATTCATCTACTTATTATTCCTCGATGATTCCTCGCACAGTGCTGCGATTGAAACAATTGACCAAATGACAATTCCTGCTATTGATGAACCTTCCACAAATCCGGAAACGGAAATCGAAAACGAACATAAGCCAATAATGGTGGATGTAAAAGGAGCGGTAAAATATCCGGGTGTGTATACATTATCCGGAGATCAACGGATTGTCGATGCCGTTGAAGCAGCAGGAGGGTACACAGACGATGCCAATCCGGTGCTCATTAACCATGCCCAAAGGCTTCAGGATGAAATGGTGATCTATATACCTAAAACTGGCGAAGAGCCTGCGGAGGTAATGGAACAGATGATACAGGCGAGTCCGGCGACCGGCTCAGGCAGCGGAAGTACGAAGGGAAAGATTAATATAAATAAAGCGATGGAAGCGGAGTTAACCCAGCTTCCGGGAATTGGTCCATCCAAAGCAGGTGCGATTATTCAGCATCGGTCCGAACACGGGAATTTTCAAGTTATAGATGATTTAAAAAAAGTAACTGGAATCGGGGATAAAACATTTGAGCAGTTAAAGGACTTAATCGACGTAAAATAA
- the rpsT gene encoding 30S ribosomal protein S20, with protein MPNIKSAIKRVKVNEKANAANVQAKSAMRTTVKKAEQAIATGAENAQELVVAASKALDKAASKGLIHKNAASRKKSRLAKKA; from the coding sequence ATGCCAAACATTAAATCTGCTATCAAACGTGTAAAAGTTAACGAAAAAGCTAACGCTGCTAACGTACAAGCAAAATCTGCTATGCGTACTACAGTTAAAAAAGCTGAGCAAGCGATCGCAACAGGTGCTGAAAACGCACAAGAATTAGTAGTTGCTGCTTCTAAAGCATTAGATAAAGCTGCTTCTAAAGGTCTTATTCACAAAAACGCGGCTTCTCGTAAAAAGTCTCGTTTAGCGAAAAAAGCTTAA
- the gpr gene encoding GPR endopeptidase, with product MKKIDWNRTDLIDETAEVVQHQTKQQKETLEQERGIHMEESQQNRVKITKVEVNATGEERISKKQGTYITLSIPTLTSEDRHGFEQMQESLIHYLHDLHKDVKITADSKILVIGLGNKTITPDAIGPYTIDAMHKKQSELDSPKFILYAPGVTGQTGFETSDYIHALAEKIKPALVIIIDALATSGSARLCRTIQLTDTGIHPGGGVGNHRKEVSKEVLGVPVTAIGVPTVVEAPILIADAIDVAFRSIAAKIQERDKPSGKLSVTNWTPVNEEVDLTKVEPIFGQWATWPTEDRRQLFEEVFSTHPERLMVTPKEVDFWLSQYAFLLGESLFTWLEEKQKAGN from the coding sequence ATGAAAAAAATCGATTGGAATCGAACAGATTTAATTGATGAAACAGCAGAAGTTGTCCAACATCAAACAAAACAGCAAAAGGAAACATTGGAACAAGAACGTGGCATTCACATGGAAGAATCCCAACAAAATCGTGTCAAAATCACAAAAGTTGAAGTGAATGCTACAGGGGAAGAAAGAATAAGTAAAAAGCAGGGGACGTATATAACGTTGTCGATCCCTACACTAACATCAGAAGACCGCCATGGTTTTGAGCAAATGCAGGAATCTTTAATCCATTACCTGCACGATTTGCACAAAGACGTAAAAATTACGGCGGATTCAAAAATTTTAGTGATCGGTTTAGGGAACAAGACGATTACCCCAGATGCAATTGGTCCATATACGATTGATGCCATGCATAAAAAACAGTCGGAACTGGATTCACCAAAGTTTATTTTGTATGCGCCAGGTGTAACCGGCCAAACAGGATTTGAGACAAGTGATTATATCCATGCATTGGCAGAAAAAATTAAACCTGCACTTGTCATTATTATCGATGCGCTTGCAACAAGCGGAAGTGCACGTTTATGCCGGACGATCCAACTGACAGATACCGGAATTCATCCAGGAGGGGGTGTCGGTAACCATCGTAAGGAAGTTTCCAAGGAAGTGCTCGGCGTCCCGGTAACAGCAATCGGAGTTCCGACAGTTGTCGAAGCACCAATTTTAATCGCCGATGCAATTGACGTAGCATTCAGATCAATTGCGGCTAAAATACAGGAAAGAGATAAACCGTCGGGCAAGCTTTCAGTAACAAACTGGACACCTGTAAACGAGGAAGTCGATTTAACGAAAGTTGAACCGATTTTCGGTCAGTGGGCGACATGGCCGACTGAAGATCGCAGACAATTATTTGAAGAAGTTTTCAGTACCCATCCGGAGCGATTGATGGTTACACCGAAAGAAGTCGACTTCTGGCTAAGCCAATATGCATTTTTACTAGGTGAAAGCTTGTTTACATGGCTTGAAGAAAAACAAAAAGCCGGTAATTAA
- a CDS encoding DNA internalization-related competence protein ComEC/Rec2, which translates to MLYLVNLFKHNWIFYALSVCISALAALESGRLLFLLALLLVFSLYKRLANIHLLFILIVGIGSYSYFSYEINKLSLPVELPAILTWTDEYNINGVMLRGFMLDESGDKVYVTYELKTEKEKQRFEAQQLAGTSFIVTGEQVSPSIPAHRYGFSMARYLQGKNARGIIEIQQLQYFRQNKSFMQPIYEQRFQLKRHIEETFPPSLAAEAQALLIGFQENVDEQLNRAYQKLGITHLFAISGLHVALVSFLFFQLLLRLRIRREVATVFLLILLPLYAILAGGAPSIWRAVSVVEFVLLAQYVRWKIPMDDALSLSFIMFVLLEPGAVFQVGFQLSYLATYSLVYSSRILARYSNFWVQSFYITFVCQILVYPLLLFHFYEISLSSFIANIFFVPLFSFIVLPTNLFVLVLTYLPLPFDSILFFIYEPLRTALTNFILFIQQPIVQMWNPGKPSMIWLMVLYGSVFFTFYLLDQQAPLKKAIFALVLPAFIFHIQPFLHSDLKMAFVNVGQGDCIVIELPYRKSVIVIDAGGLLRFEQETWKERKTPYEVGRQVVVPYLKGRGIQTIDTFMLSHADADHVEGAEEVLREVIVKEVHVTPGSITKPVMNDFLHELEKTNTKLIEKMAGHKWQIGETAFEYLWPLEIEYEGNNDSLVLLVKHEAFRALFTGDLEQEGERELIRLYNEKLRNIDLLKAGHHGSKTSSTEEFITVTNPKFVVFMAGENNRYNHPHIDVVNRFEAKKIPYSTTGIDGTVEIFVSQNQMYIEKSNSLFMK; encoded by the coding sequence ATGCTTTATTTGGTAAACTTGTTCAAGCATAACTGGATATTTTATGCCTTGTCGGTTTGTATCAGTGCACTTGCTGCATTGGAATCGGGAAGGCTTCTTTTCTTGCTGGCATTATTGTTGGTGTTTAGTCTTTATAAACGACTGGCAAACATTCATTTGCTGTTTATTTTAATAGTTGGCATTGGGAGTTACAGTTATTTTTCCTATGAAATCAATAAGCTTTCACTACCGGTTGAACTACCGGCAATATTAACATGGACCGACGAGTACAATATAAATGGTGTGATGCTAAGGGGGTTCATGCTTGATGAATCCGGCGACAAAGTATATGTCACCTATGAATTGAAAACTGAAAAGGAAAAACAACGCTTCGAGGCACAGCAGCTTGCTGGTACAAGTTTTATTGTAACCGGGGAGCAAGTATCCCCATCAATCCCCGCACACCGCTATGGCTTTTCTATGGCCCGCTATTTGCAAGGTAAGAATGCAAGAGGTATTATCGAAATTCAGCAGCTCCAATATTTTCGGCAAAATAAAAGTTTCATGCAACCTATTTATGAACAGCGCTTTCAGTTAAAAAGGCATATTGAAGAAACGTTCCCGCCATCACTTGCCGCAGAGGCACAAGCCCTTTTGATTGGTTTCCAGGAAAATGTCGACGAACAGTTAAATCGCGCTTATCAAAAACTCGGGATTACCCATTTATTTGCAATTTCGGGTTTGCATGTCGCACTTGTCTCATTCCTGTTTTTTCAGTTATTGCTCCGCTTGAGGATACGTAGAGAGGTCGCTACAGTATTTTTGCTTATTTTATTGCCGTTGTATGCAATTTTAGCAGGAGGGGCACCGTCTATTTGGCGTGCAGTAAGTGTCGTGGAATTTGTCTTGCTAGCACAGTATGTTCGTTGGAAAATACCGATGGATGATGCATTGTCGCTCAGCTTTATTATGTTTGTCTTATTAGAGCCTGGTGCAGTTTTTCAAGTCGGCTTTCAGCTATCCTATTTGGCTACTTACAGCTTAGTTTATTCCAGCCGTATTTTAGCTCGCTACTCAAATTTTTGGGTACAATCCTTCTACATTACGTTCGTTTGCCAAATCCTTGTTTATCCTTTATTACTGTTCCACTTTTACGAAATTAGCCTATCCTCTTTTATCGCCAATATTTTCTTCGTCCCTCTTTTTTCATTTATTGTTTTACCGACCAATCTATTTGTCCTTGTGCTGACTTATTTGCCACTCCCGTTTGACTCCATTCTGTTCTTTATATATGAGCCGTTGCGTACAGCGCTGACAAATTTCATTCTCTTCATTCAGCAGCCGATTGTCCAAATGTGGAACCCCGGGAAACCTTCGATGATATGGCTTATGGTTTTATACGGTTCGGTTTTTTTCACTTTTTATTTGCTTGATCAGCAAGCTCCGTTAAAGAAAGCCATCTTTGCTTTAGTACTGCCTGCATTTATATTTCATATACAGCCATTTTTGCATAGTGATCTGAAAATGGCCTTTGTCAACGTCGGTCAAGGGGACTGCATTGTCATTGAATTGCCGTACAGAAAATCGGTCATTGTCATCGATGCAGGGGGCTTGTTGAGATTTGAACAGGAAACATGGAAAGAGCGGAAAACTCCCTATGAGGTTGGGCGTCAAGTTGTCGTTCCCTATTTAAAAGGGCGAGGAATCCAAACAATCGATACATTTATGCTGTCACATGCGGATGCGGATCATGTAGAGGGGGCTGAAGAAGTGTTGCGGGAAGTGATTGTAAAGGAGGTGCACGTTACACCAGGTTCAATCACCAAACCGGTTATGAACGATTTTTTGCATGAGCTGGAGAAAACAAATACGAAACTGATTGAGAAAATGGCTGGTCATAAGTGGCAAATAGGAGAAACAGCTTTTGAATATTTATGGCCATTGGAAATCGAATATGAAGGAAATAATGATTCGCTCGTTCTACTCGTTAAGCATGAGGCATTTCGGGCATTATTTACAGGAGATTTGGAGCAGGAAGGCGAGAGGGAACTGATTCGGCTTTATAACGAGAAATTACGTAACATCGATTTATTGAAGGCCGGGCATCATGGCAGTAAAACATCAAGCACCGAGGAATTTATAACAGTAACAAACCCTAAATTTGTTGTGTTTATGGCAGGTGAAAATAACCGTTATAATCATCCGCATATTGATGTTGTCAATCGGTTTGAGGCGAAAAAAATTCCATACTCGACAACAGGAATAGATGGTACGGTAGAAATTTTTGTCTCACAAAATCAAATGTATATTGAAAAATCGAATTCTCTTTTTATGAAATAA
- the rsfS gene encoding ribosome silencing factor — MNETLLNITYKAIDDKRGEDIVALNMQGISLLADYFIIAEGSSERQVQAIAREIKEKAEEAGYTVRKLEGFDTARWILVDMGDVVAHIFHKDERAYYNLERLWGDAPQLDAPQMDNE; from the coding sequence ATGAATGAAACGTTATTAAATATTACGTACAAAGCAATCGATGACAAGCGAGGAGAGGATATCGTTGCATTAAATATGCAGGGAATTTCACTTTTAGCTGATTATTTCATCATTGCAGAAGGTAGCTCAGAGCGCCAAGTACAGGCAATTGCACGTGAAATTAAAGAAAAAGCAGAAGAAGCGGGCTACACAGTACGTAAGCTTGAAGGCTTTGATACTGCACGCTGGATTTTAGTCGATATGGGTGATGTTGTTGCACATATTTTCCATAAAGATGAGCGTGCCTATTACAACCTGGAACGTCTATGGGGAGATGCACCACAATTAGACGCGCCACAAATGGACAATGAATAG
- a CDS encoding ComE operon protein 2, which yields MERITWDQFFMAQSHLLALRSTCSRLAVGATIVREKRIIAGGYNGSISGDEHCIEEGCYVVDNHCVRTVHAETNALLQCAKYGTPSNGADLYVTHFPCLPCTKTIIQAGIKNVYYAKDYKNNMYAMELFKKADVHVAHIPFDEAKIDFLQDEKFALTAEMLEKLRELGASRDQLLPLEEKMHALFGKLVQA from the coding sequence ATGGAGCGAATTACTTGGGATCAATTTTTTATGGCGCAAAGTCATTTACTCGCATTAAGAAGCACATGCAGCCGTCTTGCGGTAGGTGCGACAATTGTACGGGAAAAGCGCATCATTGCCGGCGGATATAATGGATCCATTTCAGGTGACGAACACTGTATTGAAGAAGGTTGCTACGTTGTGGACAACCATTGTGTCCGCACAGTGCATGCCGAAACAAATGCATTACTGCAATGTGCGAAATATGGTACGCCATCAAATGGAGCGGATCTATATGTCACACATTTCCCATGCCTGCCATGCACGAAGACCATCATTCAAGCTGGTATCAAAAATGTGTACTATGCAAAAGATTATAAAAATAATATGTACGCAATGGAATTGTTCAAAAAAGCAGATGTCCATGTTGCGCATATTCCATTTGATGAGGCAAAAATCGACTTTCTGCAAGATGAAAAGTTCGCATTAACTGCTGAAATGCTCGAAAAGCTTCGTGAGTTAGGTGCAAGCCGTGATCAGTTGCTCCCATTAGAGGAGAAGATGCATGCTTTATTTGGTAAACTTGTTCAAGCATAA